A section of the Cryobacterium soli genome encodes:
- a CDS encoding AraC family transcriptional regulator: MTIADGFPGQRMLVLPRPRVREALQQPGTSHLVVTDCGYFPEAHSHGRARATPISQAVIIVCAKGSGWCETPAGRFPVTAGQVIILPPGHPHSYGSNEDTPWTLWWLHVTGRDLPEFLTAAGMTPDAPIRTPSDVYRVVALIAEVLQSMERDTTTASLLAAAGAAWHLMALLASDRSTGDGRYAAIDRAAEYLRTHIDDHVSVAELAAMSRLSGSHFAALFKSRIGYPALQYQAQLRMARARELLDTTDQSIAAVAAATGYPDSFYFARQFKKVHGVTPFGYRGQRKG; the protein is encoded by the coding sequence ATGACGATCGCCGACGGTTTCCCAGGCCAGCGCATGCTCGTGCTCCCCCGCCCCCGGGTGCGGGAGGCCCTGCAGCAGCCCGGCACCTCGCACCTGGTAGTGACCGACTGCGGCTACTTCCCCGAGGCGCACTCGCACGGCCGGGCGCGTGCCACCCCGATCTCGCAGGCCGTGATCATCGTGTGCGCCAAGGGCAGCGGCTGGTGCGAAACACCGGCCGGCCGCTTCCCGGTCACCGCCGGGCAGGTGATCATCCTGCCGCCGGGGCATCCTCACTCGTACGGCTCGAACGAAGACACCCCGTGGACGCTGTGGTGGCTGCACGTGACCGGCCGCGACCTGCCGGAGTTCCTCACCGCCGCCGGCATGACCCCGGACGCGCCGATCCGCACCCCGTCAGACGTGTACCGGGTGGTGGCGCTGATCGCCGAGGTGCTGCAGTCGATGGAGCGCGACACCACCACCGCGAGCCTGCTCGCGGCCGCCGGAGCCGCCTGGCACCTGATGGCCCTGCTCGCCTCCGATCGCTCCACGGGCGACGGCCGCTACGCCGCCATCGACCGCGCCGCCGAGTACCTGCGCACCCACATCGACGACCACGTGAGCGTCGCCGAGCTCGCCGCCATGTCGCGTCTGAGCGGCTCCCACTTCGCCGCCCTCTTCAAGAGCCGCATCGGCTACCCCGCCCTGCAATACCAAGCCCAGCTACGGATGGCCCGGGCCCGCGAACTCCTGGACACCACCGACCAATCCATCGCCGCGGTCGCCGCCGCCACCGGCTACCCCGACAGCTTCTACTTCGCCCGCCAGTTCAAGAAGGTGCACGGGGTGACGCCGTTTGGGTACCGGGGGCAGCGGAAGGGGTAG
- a CDS encoding glycosyl hydrolase family 32, producing MSLQLPDKWIWDSWYVQVDGVTHAFYLHASKALGDPDRRHRHPIVGHAVSTDLTNWTVVQDAIIISDAPAFDDGTTWTGSVVRDDDGLWWMFYTGTSRAEDTMVQRVGAATSSDLLSWTKVSTEPLVEADPAYYEKLDLSVWHDEAWRDPWVFRFPGESTWQMLITARSSSGDPRVRGVLGHATSPDLRNWTVQPPLSQPGQGFGQLEVFQFEVVDGVPVLLFCCGVSELSPERQASGEAGGVYSVPVDARLEQVDFTGSVLFDRTDLYASRLLRDADGGWVLLGFINIVDGEFVGTLSDPIPVTADPVLGLVHRPVAGAAAPGTAVADDALAAAAL from the coding sequence ATGTCGCTCCAATTGCCCGATAAGTGGATCTGGGACTCCTGGTACGTGCAGGTCGACGGCGTCACGCACGCCTTCTACCTGCACGCCAGCAAGGCCCTGGGTGACCCGGACCGCCGGCACCGGCATCCGATCGTCGGCCACGCTGTCAGCACCGACCTCACCAACTGGACGGTCGTGCAGGACGCGATCATCATCTCGGATGCGCCCGCCTTCGACGATGGCACCACCTGGACCGGCTCGGTCGTGCGGGACGACGACGGCCTCTGGTGGATGTTCTACACCGGCACCTCCCGCGCGGAAGACACCATGGTGCAGCGGGTGGGTGCGGCCACCTCGTCCGACCTGCTCTCCTGGACCAAGGTGTCGACCGAACCGCTCGTGGAAGCCGACCCCGCGTATTACGAGAAGCTCGACCTGTCGGTCTGGCACGACGAAGCCTGGCGCGACCCGTGGGTGTTCCGCTTCCCCGGCGAGAGCACCTGGCAGATGCTGATCACCGCCCGTTCTTCTTCCGGCGACCCGCGGGTGCGCGGCGTGCTCGGTCACGCCACCAGCCCCGACCTGCGCAACTGGACGGTGCAGCCGCCGCTCAGCCAGCCCGGGCAGGGCTTCGGTCAGCTCGAGGTGTTCCAGTTCGAGGTCGTCGACGGCGTGCCTGTGCTGCTGTTCTGCTGCGGCGTCTCCGAGCTCTCCCCCGAACGCCAGGCTTCGGGCGAGGCGGGCGGCGTGTACAGCGTGCCGGTGGATGCTCGGCTGGAGCAGGTGGACTTCACCGGCTCGGTGCTGTTCGACCGCACCGACCTATACGCCTCCCGGCTGCTGCGGGATGCCGACGGCGGCTGGGTGCTGCTCGGCTTCATCAACATCGTCGACGGCGAGTTCGTCGGCACGCTGAGCGACCCGATCCCGGTCACGGCGGATCCGGTGCTCGGGTTGGTGCACCGGCCGGTCGCCGGTGCCGCCGCTCCTGGTACCGCCGTCGCCGACGACGCTCTCGCCGCCGCAGCGCTGTGA
- a CDS encoding ComEC/Rec2 family competence protein yields MIDSGPGGPILEYLRVEGIQEIDTVILSHADSDHIRGLIAMLDAGFPVKRIVFNSDAAKSSKLWTAFVYSVDDLKRSGKLLEVIEAVEGVRIDTVAPSVKIELLAPRLRLTKIGAGGTDLEHKLIKSNTMSVVAMIRVSEYPLLLFTGDIDSVGCDHLLDSKIDLSADYLVLPHHGGFMGTSSKTILALEALCLAVGPKEVFISNGRGGSHNPQPVVVGTVRQTIPLARIACAQLSTRCGALPGPTDPSSASPYAQGQESGFSCAGTIRLTSSDGIRVHRDTSRHDAFMARHAPGALCHSKAALAPAVDAP; encoded by the coding sequence ATGATCGATAGCGGGCCGGGAGGACCGATCCTCGAGTACCTGCGCGTCGAGGGTATACAGGAGATTGACACTGTCATCCTGTCTCACGCAGACAGTGACCACATTCGAGGTTTAATCGCCATGCTTGATGCGGGATTCCCCGTGAAGCGGATTGTGTTCAACAGCGATGCAGCGAAGTCAAGCAAGCTTTGGACCGCATTTGTTTACTCCGTGGACGATTTGAAGCGTAGTGGGAAGCTTTTGGAAGTAATCGAGGCGGTGGAGGGTGTGAGAATCGACACAGTCGCACCTTCGGTAAAGATTGAGCTTCTTGCCCCTCGACTCCGCCTGACCAAGATCGGAGCCGGCGGCACCGATCTTGAGCACAAACTGATCAAGTCCAACACCATGAGCGTGGTGGCTATGATCCGCGTCTCTGAGTACCCCTTGCTCCTATTTACGGGTGACATTGATTCCGTGGGTTGCGACCACCTCCTTGATTCCAAGATTGATCTGAGTGCTGACTACCTCGTTCTTCCGCACCATGGCGGCTTCATGGGGACTTCAAGCAAGACCATTCTTGCTCTGGAGGCACTGTGCTTGGCGGTCGGCCCGAAAGAGGTGTTCATTTCGAACGGACGTGGGGGCTCTCATAACCCTCAACCCGTGGTCGTAGGGACGGTGCGACAGACGATTCCACTGGCTCGTATCGCGTGTGCGCAATTGTCGACTCGCTGCGGTGCATTGCCCGGCCCAACGGACCCCTCGTCTGCCTCTCCCTACGCTCAGGGTCAGGAATCTGGGTTTAGCTGTGCAGGCACCATCCGCCTTACGAGTAGCGACGGCATACGTGTTCATCGTGACACCAGCAGACATGACGCTTTCATGGCCCGTCACGCGCCAGGGGCGCTGTGCCACAGCAAGGCAGCGCTCGCACCCGCAGTGGACGCTCCGTAG
- a CDS encoding N-6 DNA methylase: MSKSDGLLLSRSVVLQVKLFAPYASEFEAFVDASLGYDDAPENASGHFDGPAPYEALRALIPVKDLRAAGVFFTGPELAERLWSPTLSSLTETSIVVDPACGAGDLLFLPAAHLSRMHPRASITNQIRGADLEDSFLRTARARLRSVHRNEDFSHFILRDFLHSPDVVRDASHVVMNPPFFATTAPDTCDWAAGKVNSAALFAMQAAESMAPGSRLLAILPDVLRSGARYAKWRSRLSGLGQLIRVQALGQFDQQTDVHVFVLEMIIGAPNFDGVTAAKWMASASSPVKVSDLFEVRVGPVVPHRDPESGPSSLYLTTKNLASRSHPHQRRQYNGKLYNGPMVLVSRTSRPGQLPRARATLWLDAAPVAVENHLILLMPLDQEVATCLRLRDVLSDQRTSDYLDERIRCRHLTVGSVREIPWLEAAA; this comes from the coding sequence ATGTCAAAGTCGGATGGGCTGTTGCTATCACGTTCGGTGGTTCTTCAAGTGAAGTTGTTTGCGCCCTATGCTTCTGAGTTCGAGGCCTTCGTAGACGCGAGTCTCGGGTACGACGACGCGCCAGAAAACGCGAGTGGCCACTTCGACGGACCCGCCCCCTATGAGGCGCTTAGAGCGCTTATCCCGGTGAAAGACTTACGCGCTGCCGGCGTGTTCTTCACTGGCCCAGAACTCGCTGAAAGGCTTTGGTCGCCGACTCTAAGCAGTCTGACGGAAACGTCGATCGTAGTGGATCCCGCATGCGGCGCTGGGGACCTCCTGTTTCTGCCTGCGGCGCACCTGTCAAGGATGCACCCCCGGGCATCGATTACAAACCAGATTCGTGGCGCGGATCTTGAAGACTCATTTCTCAGAACTGCGCGCGCCCGCCTGAGGAGCGTGCACAGAAATGAAGACTTCAGTCATTTCATACTTCGAGACTTTCTTCACAGCCCGGATGTTGTGCGCGACGCCTCACACGTTGTCATGAACCCCCCGTTTTTCGCAACGACGGCGCCCGACACTTGTGATTGGGCAGCGGGAAAAGTGAACAGCGCTGCGCTTTTCGCGATGCAAGCTGCCGAGTCCATGGCCCCTGGGTCGAGACTGCTTGCGATTCTCCCCGATGTCCTTCGCAGCGGAGCCCGATACGCGAAATGGCGAAGCCGACTCTCCGGCCTTGGCCAGTTGATTCGAGTTCAGGCGCTCGGGCAGTTTGATCAGCAGACTGACGTGCACGTCTTCGTTCTCGAGATGATCATTGGTGCGCCCAACTTTGATGGCGTTACTGCTGCAAAGTGGATGGCATCTGCCTCATCGCCCGTGAAGGTATCCGATTTGTTCGAGGTTAGAGTAGGCCCAGTTGTCCCGCACCGCGACCCTGAAAGCGGCCCATCGTCCCTCTATCTGACCACCAAAAATCTCGCTTCGAGAAGTCACCCCCACCAGAGGCGTCAGTACAACGGAAAACTATACAACGGACCGATGGTCCTAGTCAGTAGGACGTCGCGTCCAGGTCAGCTCCCTAGAGCTCGAGCAACTCTGTGGCTCGACGCAGCACCAGTCGCAGTAGAAAACCATCTCATTCTTCTCATGCCACTCGACCAAGAGGTGGCCACCTGCTTGCGTCTGCGTGATGTTCTATCGGATCAACGGACCAGCGACTACCTCGACGAGAGAATTCGATGTCGCCACCTTACGGTTGGTTCCGTTCGTGAAATCCCGTGGCTAGAAGCGGCGGCTTGA
- a CDS encoding LacI family DNA-binding transcriptional regulator yields MSKRVGIREVAAAAGVSVTTVSHSLSGGGQLSDATRERVKSVAEGLNYTPNRLASGLRSKRSQIIGFISDEISTTPYAGRVLLGAQEAAAANDQVLMIVNTSRDDRLESRGIDALLQHSVDGIIYARMYHQAVKLPEALTGVPIVLLDAYSDRADLSSVVPDEEGAARTAMEHLIAAGHRRIGYLGNIDDIPATHGRLAGYKAVLAENGIAFDATLVTATESTTGVGREAAGQLLALTDRPTALFCFNDRMAMGAYQAAQLAGLSIPDDLSIVSIDNFELVADALLPGLTSIALPHYEMGRWAVERLAAELAGDGDSEPQQIQMPCPLVLRQSVGPPPR; encoded by the coding sequence ATGAGCAAGCGTGTGGGTATTCGAGAGGTCGCGGCCGCGGCCGGCGTCTCTGTGACGACCGTGTCGCACTCGCTCAGCGGCGGCGGACAGCTCAGCGACGCCACTCGGGAACGTGTGAAGTCAGTGGCCGAGGGCCTCAACTACACGCCCAACCGCCTCGCCAGCGGACTCCGCAGCAAGCGCTCGCAGATCATCGGCTTCATCAGCGACGAGATCTCCACCACTCCCTACGCCGGCCGCGTTCTGCTCGGGGCGCAGGAAGCCGCTGCCGCCAACGACCAGGTGCTGATGATCGTCAACACCAGCCGCGACGACCGCCTCGAGAGCCGCGGCATCGACGCCCTGCTGCAGCACAGCGTCGACGGCATCATCTACGCCCGCATGTACCACCAGGCGGTCAAGCTGCCCGAGGCCCTCACCGGCGTACCCATCGTGCTGCTCGACGCCTACAGTGACCGGGCCGACCTCTCTTCGGTGGTTCCCGACGAAGAAGGCGCCGCCCGCACCGCGATGGAGCACCTCATCGCCGCCGGACACCGCCGCATCGGCTACCTGGGCAACATCGACGACATCCCCGCCACCCACGGCCGTCTCGCCGGATACAAGGCCGTGCTCGCCGAGAACGGCATCGCCTTCGACGCGACCCTGGTCACCGCCACCGAGTCCACCACCGGGGTCGGCCGGGAGGCCGCCGGCCAGCTTCTCGCGCTGACCGACCGACCCACGGCCCTGTTCTGCTTCAACGACCGGATGGCGATGGGCGCGTACCAGGCGGCACAGCTGGCGGGCCTGAGCATCCCCGACGACCTGAGCATCGTGAGCATCGACAACTTCGAGCTCGTGGCCGACGCGCTGCTGCCCGGGCTGACGTCCATCGCCCTGCCGCACTACGAGATGGGCCGCTGGGCCGTGGAACGGCTCGCCGCCGAACTCGCCGGCGACGGCGACTCGGAGCCGCAACAGATTCAGATGCCGTGCCCGCTCGTTTTGCGGCAGTCAGTCGGCCCGCCTCCGCGCTAA
- a CDS encoding sugar ABC transporter substrate-binding protein, which translates to MAGCANGTAASGSDGKNGELTIWTHNGGNTEELAAVQAIVDGYNKSQDETTVKLQAFPQASYNDSVIAAAASGKLPCIVDIDGPNVPNWAWAKYLTPLDLSVDLDENLPSTLGIWNGETYSVGYYDVALAMFARKSVLAENGIRQATIDQPWTQEEFDDALAKLKATGTWKNPLDIGTGDVGEWYPYAFSPLLQSFGGDLINRDDYQSADGALNGPEALKWAEWMQSLATDGYIATKSGADSALDFQNNVTAIQYGGSWAAANNAAALGDDLAVMPSVDLGEGTKIGGGSWQWGVTTGCANPEAAMDYLSYSLSPENIAAVAVATATIPATDAAAALVPGFEEGGNLAIFREFSATSAVLRPETPAYPFIATEFTKATQDIINGGDPQGTLDSAVKAIDANIKSNGGYTQK; encoded by the coding sequence ATGGCCGGCTGTGCAAACGGCACCGCCGCAAGCGGCTCCGACGGCAAGAACGGCGAACTGACCATCTGGACGCACAACGGCGGCAACACCGAAGAACTCGCCGCCGTGCAGGCCATCGTGGACGGCTACAACAAGAGCCAGGACGAGACCACGGTGAAGCTGCAGGCGTTCCCGCAGGCCTCCTACAACGACTCGGTGATCGCGGCCGCCGCATCCGGCAAGCTGCCCTGCATCGTCGACATCGACGGCCCCAACGTGCCCAACTGGGCCTGGGCCAAGTACCTCACCCCGCTCGACCTCAGCGTGGACCTGGACGAGAACCTGCCCAGCACGCTGGGCATCTGGAACGGCGAGACCTACTCGGTGGGCTACTACGACGTCGCGCTGGCGATGTTCGCCCGCAAGTCCGTGCTCGCCGAGAACGGCATCCGCCAGGCCACCATCGACCAGCCCTGGACACAGGAGGAGTTCGACGACGCACTCGCGAAGCTCAAGGCCACCGGCACCTGGAAGAACCCGCTCGACATCGGCACCGGCGACGTGGGCGAGTGGTACCCCTACGCGTTCTCCCCGCTGCTGCAGTCCTTCGGCGGCGACCTGATCAACCGCGACGACTACCAGTCGGCCGACGGCGCGCTCAACGGACCCGAAGCACTGAAGTGGGCCGAGTGGATGCAGTCCCTCGCCACCGACGGCTACATCGCCACCAAGAGCGGCGCAGACTCCGCCCTCGACTTCCAGAACAACGTCACCGCCATCCAGTACGGCGGCAGCTGGGCCGCGGCCAACAACGCCGCCGCGCTCGGCGACGACCTGGCCGTGATGCCCTCCGTCGACCTCGGCGAGGGCACCAAGATCGGTGGCGGCTCCTGGCAGTGGGGCGTGACCACCGGCTGCGCCAACCCCGAAGCAGCCATGGACTACCTCTCCTACTCGCTCTCCCCCGAGAACATCGCCGCGGTCGCGGTGGCCACCGCCACCATCCCCGCCACGGATGCCGCCGCCGCCCTGGTGCCCGGCTTCGAGGAGGGCGGCAACCTCGCCATCTTCCGCGAGTTCTCAGCCACGAGCGCGGTACTCCGCCCGGAGACCCCGGCCTACCCGTTCATCGCAACGGAGTTCACCAAGGCCACGCAGGACATCATCAACGGCGGTGACCCGCAGGGCACCCTCGACTCGGCGGTCAAGGCCATCGACGCCAACATCAAGTCCAACGGCGGCTACACGCAGAAGTAG
- a CDS encoding carbohydrate ABC transporter permease, with protein MTSTIERPPAAPTAGGPARPRRPKRDRTSKTENITGLAMLAPAVLLLALFIFVPAILAFGLAFTNARLISPYPAVFVGLDNFVRLFADAAFFRALLNVAYFAVVVVPLQAGLALVMAILVNKKVRGTTFFRTVYFLPVVTSMVVVSLLWLFMYRQDGLINVIIERVTLGLVTGPDWLNDTSTSMPAIILMSVWQGVGFHMIIWLSGLQTIPADLYEAADLDGVTAWQRFRYITWPGLSATRSLILVTITIQALSLFTQISVMTQGGPLNSTTTVVYEAVRSGFAQQETGYASAISLVFFVIVLLISVVQRFLSREKA; from the coding sequence ATGACCAGCACGATCGAACGACCCCCGGCGGCCCCCACCGCCGGCGGCCCGGCCCGGCCCCGCCGGCCCAAACGGGACCGCACCAGCAAGACCGAGAACATCACCGGACTGGCCATGCTGGCCCCCGCGGTGCTGCTGCTGGCCCTGTTCATCTTCGTCCCGGCGATCCTCGCCTTCGGGCTCGCCTTCACCAACGCCCGGCTCATCTCGCCCTACCCGGCGGTGTTCGTGGGTCTCGACAACTTCGTGCGCCTGTTCGCGGATGCCGCGTTCTTCCGCGCGCTGCTCAACGTCGCCTACTTCGCCGTGGTCGTCGTTCCGCTCCAGGCCGGCCTCGCCCTGGTGATGGCCATCCTGGTGAATAAGAAGGTGCGCGGCACCACCTTCTTCCGCACGGTGTACTTCCTCCCGGTGGTCACCTCCATGGTCGTCGTGTCGCTGCTCTGGCTGTTCATGTACCGGCAAGACGGCCTCATCAACGTGATCATCGAACGCGTCACCCTGGGCCTGGTCACCGGCCCCGACTGGCTCAACGACACCTCCACCTCGATGCCCGCGATCATCCTCATGTCGGTCTGGCAGGGCGTGGGCTTCCACATGATCATCTGGCTCTCCGGCCTGCAGACCATCCCCGCCGACCTCTACGAAGCCGCCGACCTCGACGGCGTCACCGCCTGGCAGCGGTTCCGGTACATCACCTGGCCCGGCCTCTCGGCCACCCGCAGCCTCATCTTGGTGACCATCACCATCCAGGCGCTCAGCCTGTTCACCCAGATCAGCGTGATGACCCAGGGCGGCCCGCTCAACTCCACCACCACCGTGGTCTACGAAGCCGTGCGCAGCGGCTTCGCCCAGCAGGAGACCGGCTACGCCTCGGCGATCTCCCTCGTGTTCTTCGTCATCGTGCTGCTGATCTCGGTCGTGCAGCGCTTCCTCAGCAGAGAGAAGGCCTGA
- a CDS encoding carbohydrate ABC transporter permease gives MFVSSLKPDQQIFGDLSSIAAFLPIGNISMDNYAAVFDRVPAARFLVNSIGISAITVVAGILVNSLAAFALSRMRVRGKTVILTLIIATLIVPFETLALPLVWWVNQLPSFELTEFGFLFTKGWIDTYQVQIIPFIANAFSIYLFHQYFESIPKELDEAARMDGAGWFRIYRQVVMPLSGPAIATVAILTFLPAWNSYLWPLMVVQTEELRPVMVGVQYFFQLNVSWGEVMAYSTLITLPVVALFIAFQRSFVNSIASSGVKG, from the coding sequence ATGTTCGTCTCGTCGCTCAAGCCCGACCAGCAGATCTTCGGCGACCTCTCCTCGATCGCGGCGTTCCTGCCCATCGGCAACATCTCGATGGACAACTACGCGGCCGTGTTCGACCGGGTGCCCGCCGCCCGGTTCCTGGTCAACTCCATCGGCATCTCGGCGATCACCGTAGTCGCCGGCATCCTGGTGAACAGCCTCGCCGCCTTCGCGCTCAGCCGGATGCGCGTGCGCGGCAAGACCGTCATCCTCACCCTCATCATCGCCACCCTCATCGTGCCGTTCGAGACCCTCGCGCTGCCGCTGGTGTGGTGGGTGAACCAGCTGCCCTCGTTCGAACTGACCGAGTTCGGCTTCCTCTTCACCAAGGGCTGGATCGACACCTATCAGGTGCAGATCATCCCCTTCATCGCCAACGCCTTCTCGATCTACCTGTTCCACCAGTACTTCGAGTCGATCCCCAAGGAGCTCGACGAGGCCGCCCGCATGGACGGCGCCGGCTGGTTCCGCATCTACCGGCAGGTGGTCATGCCGCTCTCCGGCCCGGCCATCGCCACCGTCGCCATCCTCACGTTCCTGCCCGCCTGGAACTCCTACCTCTGGCCACTCATGGTGGTGCAAACCGAGGAGCTGCGCCCGGTGATGGTGGGCGTGCAGTACTTCTTCCAACTCAACGTCTCCTGGGGTGAGGTGATGGCGTACTCCACGCTGATCACCCTGCCCGTGGTGGCCCTGTTCATCGCGTTCCAACGCTCATTCGTCAACAGCATCGCGTCCAGCGGTGTGAAAGGTTAG
- a CDS encoding sensor histidine kinase, producing the protein MDGHIRFATSILSRLGEELNPNIDQGILELVKNAYDADALECTVSLIRDENNLPRITVSDDGEGMNSADIVDGWLVLGSSKKTTGQVTALGRRPAGNKGLGRLAALRLGRQAHMTSRPSSSNSRFEVHFDWDAFDRASTVDETTVVVAENTDHTDFRGTLIEIGDLRKPIGRVEVKRLVRSLVLLSDPFGEDQNSFRPHLYAPEFADLTRVVEDHYFSEADYHLSAVLSEGKLTAQVSDWRGNALYKAEHAELRVKANGSLYDAPNLHFDLWAFSLDGATFSTRSASLGEVKEWLRSFGGVHVYSNGLRVSPYGNAGNDWLEMNLARARNPEFRPSTNNSIGRVKVDDVEGVLVQNTNRSGFIESAEFDAIREAATDAMDWMARQRLNTAEQRRRTAVKENATAAQGTRQDVRQQIAEISDKQKKREVETAFAKYDKAREKETDSLRREVQLYRTLSTAGITSATFAHESNGNPLKVIAYSTNAIRFGLQRDIKPAYEAKYAAPIDSILNATASLNVLSAATLSLINPDKRRVAKVGLHSVIESVVATYQPFLTGRSVTVSLELAPGRPFVRGTDAALESVITNLINNSLSAFERINIPKRMIGISSRVLDGMWELTVADNGPGIEGIAVKDIWLPGETRRDGGTGLGLTIVRDAVSDLGGTVEASAHGQLGGATFVVRLTLLGVDDE; encoded by the coding sequence GTGGACGGTCACATCCGCTTCGCCACCAGCATCCTGAGTCGCCTTGGTGAAGAACTTAATCCCAATATCGATCAAGGGATTCTCGAGCTCGTCAAAAATGCCTACGACGCAGACGCCCTCGAGTGCACTGTGTCGCTAATACGCGACGAGAATAACTTGCCGCGCATCACGGTCTCTGATGATGGGGAAGGCATGAATTCGGCAGACATTGTTGACGGCTGGCTAGTTCTGGGCAGCTCGAAAAAGACGACTGGTCAGGTGACAGCACTCGGACGCAGGCCGGCAGGTAACAAAGGCCTTGGTCGACTTGCAGCGCTCAGGCTTGGTCGGCAAGCGCACATGACATCAAGACCGTCCTCCAGCAACAGTCGGTTCGAGGTTCATTTCGACTGGGACGCTTTCGATCGCGCCTCAACAGTCGACGAGACAACCGTCGTGGTTGCTGAGAACACCGATCACACAGATTTCAGGGGTACGTTGATTGAAATTGGCGACCTGCGAAAGCCGATCGGGCGAGTTGAGGTCAAGCGACTCGTGCGCTCGCTCGTCTTGTTATCCGATCCTTTCGGTGAAGACCAAAATTCCTTCCGCCCACATCTATACGCGCCAGAATTCGCAGACCTCACTCGGGTCGTCGAAGATCACTATTTCAGTGAGGCCGACTATCACCTCTCCGCTGTGCTTTCAGAGGGAAAGCTGACTGCTCAGGTTTCCGACTGGCGGGGAAACGCGCTTTACAAGGCTGAGCACGCGGAGCTGCGCGTAAAGGCCAACGGGTCGTTGTACGACGCCCCAAACCTGCACTTTGACTTGTGGGCCTTTAGCCTCGACGGCGCGACCTTCAGCACTCGATCGGCCAGCCTGGGCGAGGTCAAAGAGTGGCTCCGAAGCTTCGGTGGCGTCCATGTTTACTCCAATGGGCTACGAGTTTCTCCGTACGGGAATGCGGGCAACGATTGGCTCGAAATGAACCTGGCCAGAGCGAGAAACCCGGAGTTCCGCCCTTCCACCAATAACTCTATTGGCCGAGTAAAAGTGGACGACGTGGAAGGAGTTCTGGTCCAAAATACGAACAGATCGGGCTTCATCGAGAGCGCTGAGTTCGACGCGATCAGGGAAGCCGCTACGGACGCGATGGATTGGATGGCGCGACAGCGGCTGAATACGGCCGAGCAACGACGCCGGACCGCGGTCAAAGAGAATGCGACTGCCGCTCAGGGCACTCGACAGGACGTTCGACAACAAATCGCCGAGATCTCCGACAAGCAAAAGAAACGCGAAGTTGAAACAGCTTTTGCGAAGTACGACAAAGCTAGGGAGAAGGAGACCGACAGTCTGCGTCGAGAAGTTCAGCTCTACCGCACCCTAAGCACCGCAGGAATTACAAGCGCGACATTTGCTCATGAGAGCAATGGAAATCCGCTCAAAGTCATCGCGTACTCAACGAACGCAATTCGGTTCGGGCTCCAAAGGGACATCAAACCAGCTTACGAGGCGAAGTACGCTGCACCAATCGATAGCATCCTTAACGCAACAGCGTCCCTAAATGTGCTTTCCGCCGCGACTCTGAGTCTGATCAATCCCGACAAACGTCGGGTCGCAAAGGTTGGGCTTCACAGTGTCATCGAAAGCGTCGTCGCCACCTACCAGCCATTTCTGACGGGCCGCTCGGTCACCGTGAGTTTGGAGTTAGCTCCTGGCCGCCCTTTTGTGCGCGGGACTGATGCCGCCCTGGAGTCTGTGATCACGAACCTGATCAACAACAGCCTTTCTGCTTTCGAGCGCATCAACATACCAAAAAGGATGATTGGCATCTCATCTCGTGTCCTTGACGGCATGTGGGAGCTTACAGTTGCGGACAACGGGCCCGGCATCGAAGGCATTGCGGTAAAAGACATCTGGCTGCCAGGTGAAACCAGGCGGGATGGAGGTACGGGATTGGGGCTCACAATCGTTCGGGATGCTGTATCGGATCTCGGCGGAACCGTTGAGGCTTCCGCGCACGGTCAGTTGGGGGGCGCAACGTTTGTTGTCCGCCTAACCCTGCTTGGGGTCGATGATGAGTAG